One part of the Humulus lupulus chromosome 9, drHumLupu1.1, whole genome shotgun sequence genome encodes these proteins:
- the LOC133800401 gene encoding uncharacterized protein LOC133800401: MASSSNVVEDLEASWGGLQIAEEEEQGLFFQETPDVEDEDGIDARWCLVGKLLGDRVADFDTLRNVLASLWRPVKGMYVKQLETNKFLFQFFHEIDINRVMEGTPWTFNRTPVILERLKLGENPRVVPLNTMEIWVQVYNLKVGFMSDRVLKACGDFIGMFILSCPKNYTGIWREFLRVRVRINIDQPLKRRMKIQYSKGDFFWAEFKYERLPTFCFICGVLGHSEKFCIKLFAEEPENIVRPYGLFMHAPDRRQGKQIGARWLRDNMARPLTGNHEGSSPAVTTNAGGDNERLIRDTQMREAGMRGSNYANEGVTPGGIRGVDRDLIYRDRGDVTSKTRGIGKDLGGRVEGEINGVTVDQITDINEGGIGCQNEGFMFLDPKRRRVNLGLEQGLCVGQSEAMELGRDEDVGERVRVGLENRAELQTQNKEAVLDPISENGGKSSEVGIFQKNVEEAGSSVWARLEL, translated from the coding sequence ATGGCTTCTTCAAGCAATGTGGTGGAGGATTTGGAGGCAAGCTGGGGCGGTTTGCAGATAGCAGAAGAGGAGGAACAGGGGCTGTTCTTTCAGGAGACTCCAGATGTTGAGGACGAAGACGGTATTGATGCGAGATGGTGCTTAGTGGGGAAACTACTGGGGGATAGAGTGGCCGATTTCGATACACTCCGGAATGTTCTGGCTTCATTGTGGAGGCCTGTGAAAGGAATGTATGTGAAACAGTTAGAGACCAACAAATTCTTATTCCAATTTTTTCATGAAATTGATATTAACAGGGTAATGGAGGGGACTCCTTGGACCTTCAATCGGACCCCTGTTATTCTGGAAAGGCTTAAACTTGGAGAAAATCCTAGAGTGGTTCCATTAAACACAATGGAAATCTGGGTTCAAGTATATAATCTGAAGGTGGGTTTCATGTCTGATCGGGTTCTAAAGGCTTGTGGAGATTTTATTGGTATGTTCATTTTATCTTGTCCGAAAAATTATACTGGTATTTGGAGAGAGTTTCTGAGGGTTCGGGTCAGGATAAATATTGACCAACCACTGAAGAGAAGAATGAAGATACAGTACTCTAAGGGGGACTTTTTCTGGGCTGAGTTTAAATATGAGAGACTACCAACCTTCTGTTTCATTTGTGGTGTCCTGGGGCACTCTGAGAAGTTCTGTATCAAACTTTTTGCTGAAGAGCCAGAGAACATAGTCCGACCATATGGCTTGTTCATGCACGCTCCTGACCGACGACAAGGCAAGCAGATTGGGGCTCGGTGGCTTCGTGACAACATGGCTCGACCTCTCACCGGGAATCATGAGGGAAGCTCTCCGGCGGTGACCACTAATGCAGGCGGCGATAATGAACGTTTAATCAGGGATACCCAGATGCGAGAGGCGGGAATGAGGGGTTCTAATTATGCAAACGAAGGAGTAACTCCAGGAGGGATTCGCGGGGTGGATCGCGATTTGATTTACAGAGATAGAGGGGACGTTACTAGTAAGACTCGGGGGATTGGGAAAGATTTGGGAGGTAGAGTTGAAGGAGAAATAAATGGGGTAACTGTTGACCAGATCACAGATATTAATGAAGGAGGAATTGGCTGCCAAAATGAGGGTTTCATGTTTTTGGACCCTAAACGGCGTAGGGTGAATTTGGGCCTAGAACAAGGACTGTGTGTGGGCCAATCTGAAGCTATGGAGCTGGGCCGTGATGAAGATGTTGGAGAACGGGTTCGGGTTGGGCTGGAAAATCGGGCTGAGCTCCAAACTCAAAATAAGGAGGCAGTTTTAGACCCAATTAGTGAGAATGGAGGTAAAAGTTCAGAAGttggtatttttcaaaaaaacGTGGAAGAGGCGGGTTCCAGTGTTTGGGCCCGCCTAGAGTTATGA